Genomic DNA from Leishmania major strain Friedlin complete genome, chromosome 2:
ACATCAGCGAAGCGAAATCTGTACAAGGCGCCCTCACACTTGGATATGTacatgtgtttgtgtgtgtgtgtgtgtgtgtgtgcccgtgtgcacgtgtgcacaAGACGCACACGGTACATCGAGGGAGGgcgtgggagagagagagaggggcgcgACTGTACAACCGTGAAAACTGAGATGATCAGCATGAGTGAAAGGATccaaatacacacacacacaccgtgAAAACGCACACGTTACATACATCTATGCATACCCAcaagtacacacacacacatatatatatatacatacacatatacatacataccCCGGCGTAACGCAGGAAGCGAAGGGCAAGCATAATGGGTCGAGGACGTGAGAGAAGcaaccccctcctctcccccctctctctcccacatacacacacacgcattaAAAAACGGGTGGAGGACAGAGGAACGTGCCGTGCATccagacacacgcacacgtgcccCCTCACGCAAACCGCTCCATGTGCTCGAACAGGCTGCGCCGGCACTCCCCCGCCAACAACTCAAACGCAGCGCACGGCTCCGTTGTCGAGTACTCCTTGTAGGCGCGCACGGCCTCGTCGAAGGCCGTCAGAGAGCACGCTCGATTTGCCGCCAGTAGGGCGCGCACAAGCGCGTTCTCCTTGCCGCGCTGGAAGGTGCGGTCCTCGTCCTGCAGTCCAAGGAAGAACTTTTCGGTGTCGTAGAGGCTGTCGAAGTACACCGtgtcggcggcagctgccgtAAAGGgtgtcgtcggcgtctccggtgcttgcgctgcctccgcagcggccgctggGTCAGAGACGCTATTCGCCGTGCTGTCCGTCTTCACGGACGCCCCTCGCGCCAGCACGCACAACGTCGCGTAGAGCAGATACTTCGTCTTTGGTAGCGTGCGCGGCACATTCGCCGCACAGTCGAGTGCCGCCTCACGCGCCTCGTCGTACCGGCCGAGAAGCGTGAGAAGGATCATGAGACGCCAGCGGCAGGAATCGGCCAGACTGCGCTGCACTGTCGTACTGACTCGATACTGCGGGGGGCCATGCGCGGGGAATTCGAGGGAGTGGGGCTTCTGCCCATTCACGGATGAAGTAAGGGAATCACCGCCGCTGGAGGGTACCGGCGCCGTGGACTTGGGCGACACGAAGGGCTGCTCCGACCCAAGCGATGTGGCCTCGACACCACCGGGCGCCGTTGGGCTGGTCAGATCGCCGTTGGTCGCGGAGGCGCCAGCGGAGGGGGGAAGCGGTGGTGTGCCGGTGAGGTCGCCCCAgatggcagcggtgcgttgttgctgttgctggcgTTCCCAGCGTCGCGCCgtctcggcggcggccactTTCGTTTCGGCATACATGTCCAACGCGGCGCGGTACTGCACGacagcctcctccttcgcctccagaATGTTCTCCAGTATTTCAGCAGCATcacggtggcagcgggcCGCTTGGTAGCGAAGATCCTGCTGCGCATAGCACGGCgcgagccgcagcagcgagtcCACCGCGATACGCGGGTGCGActgcttcagctgctccaccgacATCGCCAATGTCACCATCGCCTCGCTGTCGTTCTGAAAGGCACGGTTGATGAAGGTGGCGTG
This window encodes:
- a CDS encoding conserved hypothetical protein (previous protein_id=AAZ10040.1), whose protein sequence is MSSSAPLSTQQPAPLPLQRQQQQQSTQSMLDAIRQQGWGSASSGGGDAMPSDASSRGMEGHSGAKLACPQMHEGHSAISSRPFNSEGADKPFAAVAATREASEAAKNSYDSMQPSADSQQLRGAEGECALPGHANAAAAAATLRNTNGVCEAIVTAARYGRSMEPSASVPAVTATAALVNVVAEEKERRRLSGPFGSYSTTDEVFHQKCNDVQRGSAIESADSRTDASGGALVVSPAYAAVPARVSEAPSPVDAEMQQLLADARRAYTAAEERLLSDGLALREDWMGTRDLFFAAGSLFAAVGEAADAARCLLHATFINRAFQNDSEAMVTLAMSVEQLKQSHPRIAVDSLLRLAPCYAQQDLRYQAARCHRDAAEILENILEAKEEAVVQYRAALDMYAETKVAAAETARRWERQQQQQRTAAIWGDLTGTPPLPPSAGASATNGDLTSPTAPGGVEATSLGSEQPFVSPKSTAPVPSSGGDSLTSSVNGQKPHSLEFPAHGPPQYRVSTTVQRSLADSCRWRLMILLTLLGRYDEAREAALDCAANVPRTLPKTKYLLYATLCVLARGASVKTDSTANSVSDPAAAAEAAQAPETPTTPFTAAAADTVYFDSLYDTEKFFLGLQDEDRTFQRGKENALVRALLAANRACSLTAFDEAVRAYKEYSTTEPCAAFELLAGECRRSLFEHMERFA